A stretch of Streptomyces vietnamensis DNA encodes these proteins:
- a CDS encoding membrane protein, which translates to MSETHAEYTDAWSEQESPQPPAASTASAVTPADAADAARLVSFGLQPKLLPARDAEYTELLRRYREDPAFARLADAVATGLGLVVLEVSPRAGMAVTAGEDSVFAVRMGDYARRANTDSADRFLHGLAHLAVAAMAFPRPEDLADDAYIGRLTVNGVDAFVRQACLRLEQRAEEQGENTDPASDAPGLEAAWRTYARRSATGATKDARRLAGSTTGIVGKAAAFLTDSGFLQRTGDEGGGSYRTTARYQLQVRDMAGSAAMAELLELGVVPVSDGSATLLPPPEGDDLELAADAGLPFHA; encoded by the coding sequence GTGAGCGAAACCCACGCCGAGTACACCGACGCGTGGAGCGAGCAGGAGTCCCCGCAGCCCCCGGCCGCCTCCACCGCCTCCGCCGTCACCCCCGCGGACGCCGCCGACGCGGCCCGGCTCGTCTCGTTCGGACTCCAGCCCAAGCTGCTCCCGGCCCGCGACGCCGAGTACACCGAGCTCCTGCGCCGCTACCGCGAGGACCCCGCCTTCGCGCGCCTCGCCGACGCCGTCGCCACCGGCCTCGGACTCGTCGTCCTGGAGGTCTCCCCGCGCGCGGGGATGGCCGTCACCGCGGGCGAGGACTCCGTCTTCGCCGTCCGCATGGGCGACTACGCCCGCCGCGCCAACACGGACTCCGCCGACCGCTTCCTGCACGGCCTTGCCCACCTCGCCGTCGCCGCCATGGCCTTCCCCCGGCCCGAGGACCTCGCCGACGACGCGTACATCGGCCGGCTCACGGTCAACGGCGTCGACGCCTTCGTGCGCCAGGCCTGTCTGCGCCTGGAGCAGCGCGCCGAGGAGCAGGGCGAGAACACCGACCCGGCCTCCGACGCCCCCGGCCTGGAGGCCGCCTGGCGGACCTACGCCCGCCGCAGCGCCACCGGAGCCACCAAGGACGCCCGCCGCCTCGCCGGTTCCACCACCGGCATCGTCGGCAAGGCGGCCGCGTTCCTCACCGACTCCGGCTTCCTCCAGCGCACCGGCGACGAGGGCGGCGGCTCCTACCGCACCACCGCCCGCTACCAGCTCCAGGTCCGCGACATGGCCGGCTCCGCCGCCATGGCCGAGCTCCTCGAACTCGGCGTCGTCCCCGTCAGCGACGGCTCCGCGACCCTCCTCCCGCCGCCCGAGGGCGACGACCTGGAACTCGCCGCCGACGCCGGCCTGCCCTTCCACGCGTAA
- a CDS encoding M15 family metallopeptidase, translating to MTGLATALRTLAVTAAAGLLAVTGAVAAPAPPASAAPEPKAPREFVALSSVDPTILQEMRYTTEHNFVGEPVDGYRQPLCILTRPAAEALHRAQVRLLARGYTLKVYDCYRPQRAVDHFVRWAKDLEDERMKKEFYPLVDKSRLFADGYIAEKSGHSRGSTVDLTIVRLPAVPTRAYVPGEELVDCSAPQEERFPDNSVDMGTGFDCFDTLSHTDDPRIGGEQRANRDLLRGALGKQGFVNLPEEWWHFTFKPEPFPATFFDFPVARRSVAGH from the coding sequence ATGACTGGACTCGCAACCGCCCTCCGTACCCTCGCCGTCACGGCCGCGGCCGGGCTGCTCGCCGTCACCGGCGCCGTCGCCGCGCCCGCTCCCCCGGCCTCGGCCGCGCCGGAGCCCAAGGCGCCGCGGGAGTTCGTGGCCCTGAGCTCCGTGGACCCGACGATCCTCCAGGAGATGCGCTACACGACCGAGCACAACTTCGTCGGCGAGCCGGTGGACGGCTACCGGCAGCCGCTGTGCATCCTGACCCGCCCCGCGGCCGAGGCGCTGCACCGCGCGCAGGTCCGGCTGCTCGCCCGCGGGTACACGCTGAAGGTGTACGACTGCTACCGGCCGCAGCGGGCCGTGGACCACTTCGTGCGCTGGGCGAAGGACCTGGAGGACGAGCGGATGAAGAAGGAGTTCTATCCGCTCGTCGACAAGTCGAGGCTGTTCGCGGACGGTTACATCGCGGAGAAGTCGGGGCACAGCCGGGGTTCGACGGTGGATCTGACGATCGTGCGGCTTCCGGCGGTGCCCACGCGCGCGTACGTACCGGGTGAGGAGCTGGTGGACTGCTCCGCGCCGCAGGAGGAGCGCTTTCCGGACAATTCCGTGGACATGGGCACCGGCTTCGACTGCTTCGACACCCTCTCGCACACCGACGATCCGCGGATCGGGGGCGAGCAGCGGGCCAACCGCGATCTGCTGAGGGGAGCGCTCGGCAAGCAGGGCTTCGTGAACCTGCCCGAGGAGTGGTGGCACTTCACGTTCAAGCCCGAGCCGTTCCCGGCCACCTTCTTCGACTTCCCGGTGGCGCGGAGGTCGGTGGCCGGGCACTGA
- a CDS encoding NUDIX domain-containing protein produces MRTVYQFRQRRERVIAYGRAVKDSHCSSCGAAYPADAGWPRTCPACGHTAYRNPLPVAVALLPVTAVTGTGLLVITRTIEPARGGVALPGGFIDHGEDWRAAVARELREETGIPASAEEVRLADALSSPAGHLLLFGLLPARPAAELPPSAPTDETSGHHVLKAPAELAFPLHTEAVRKWFGGAYG; encoded by the coding sequence ATGCGCACCGTCTACCAGTTCCGGCAGCGCCGGGAAAGGGTGATCGCATACGGTCGGGCCGTGAAGGACTCCCACTGCTCCTCCTGCGGCGCCGCCTACCCGGCCGACGCCGGCTGGCCCCGCACCTGCCCGGCCTGCGGCCACACCGCCTACCGCAACCCGCTGCCCGTCGCCGTCGCCCTCCTCCCCGTCACCGCTGTGACGGGGACGGGCCTCCTCGTCATCACCCGCACCATCGAACCCGCGCGGGGCGGAGTGGCCCTGCCCGGCGGCTTCATCGACCACGGCGAGGACTGGCGCGCCGCCGTCGCCCGCGAACTCCGCGAGGAGACCGGCATCCCGGCCTCGGCCGAGGAGGTCCGCCTCGCCGACGCGCTGAGCTCCCCGGCCGGCCACCTCCTCCTCTTCGGCCTCCTGCCGGCCCGCCCTGCCGCAGAACTCCCGCCGTCGGCCCCGACGGACGAGACGAGCGGCCACCACGTCCTCAAGGCACCGGCGGAACTGGCCTTCCCGCTCCACACGGAGGCGGTACGGAAGTGGTTCGGCGGCGCCTACGGGTGA
- a CDS encoding sensor histidine kinase — protein MRFRGKSIRRKIVALLLVPLVSLTGLWGFATVLTGREADQLLDVGYIVDKVGYPLEDTARVIQIERRQSLIYLADPRGSDALASLRETRSATDRQIARIRANAADPGVRETMRPVTTQRLNSLLDALDGLASLRRSVENRDIGRMQALEFYNRLVDPCYSFLITLHALENVEMDKQGRALVGITRARELLSREDALVLSALVADRVTSEEIREISDLVANREQFYEVNLELLPTAEREHFEKYWRSPRTLPLRTAENAIVEEGPTGSPRAITAARWQDQASPVLDDLARENTAAGDRYQDRVKPAAYSVLLKVGIAGVLGFLALIASIVISLRIGRALIRDLRRLQKEAQEVSGVRLPSVMRRLAAGEQVDVGTEVPHLKYGEDEVGQVGQALNTLQRAAVEAAVKQAELRRGVSEVFVNLARRNQVLLHRQLTLLDTMERRTEDTDELADLFRLDHLTTRMRRHAEGLVILSGAAPSRQWRKPVQLMDVVRAAVAEVEDYERIEVRRLPRLGVGGPAVADLTHLIAELLENATVYSPPHTAVQVLGERVANGFTLEIHDRGLGMNPDALLDANLRLAETPEFELSDTDRLGLFVVSRLAQRQNVRVSLQTSPYGGTTAVVFIPAALLTDAPETQGAGFRLDRKTLERPGHTGDAAGDGGTLPLRRPALAKVPDVAEAPEPLDGPVELEAPLGTEDFDVLLDRSADLLDSDSERGGLFRPRDRRRTGRVPAGEQHEQAKDRTAGQDAPADGTLHGPVQLPRRRTPTLVVDHGRRLDEPDAHAQPDRAHPQDHRPDFPQDDRRGLLPGAGPVLVPVPPQGPVPPQGPVPPVGSVPPEGSVPPEDPDPFGGLPRRVRQASLAPQLRETEGPAGRGTGTRADARTGTGAPSDGPDSFERDAEEVRARMAAMQRGWQRGRRDSTEPDDPTAQGTTPEGDGR, from the coding sequence ATGCGCTTTCGCGGGAAGTCCATCCGCAGGAAGATCGTGGCGTTGCTGCTCGTACCGCTCGTCTCCCTCACCGGACTGTGGGGTTTCGCCACGGTCCTGACGGGCCGAGAGGCCGATCAGCTCCTCGACGTCGGCTACATCGTCGACAAGGTCGGCTACCCCCTGGAGGACACCGCCCGGGTCATCCAGATCGAACGCCGGCAGTCCCTCATCTACCTCGCCGACCCCCGTGGCTCCGACGCCCTCGCCTCCCTGCGCGAGACCCGCAGCGCCACCGACCGGCAGATCGCCCGCATCCGCGCCAACGCCGCCGACCCCGGCGTACGCGAGACCATGCGGCCCGTCACCACCCAGCGGCTCAACTCCCTCCTCGACGCGCTCGACGGCCTCGCCTCGCTGCGCCGCTCCGTCGAGAACCGCGACATCGGCCGCATGCAGGCCCTCGAGTTCTACAACCGGCTCGTCGACCCCTGCTACAGCTTCCTCATCACCCTCCACGCCCTCGAGAACGTGGAGATGGACAAGCAGGGCCGCGCCCTCGTCGGCATCACGCGCGCACGTGAACTGCTCTCCCGCGAGGACGCCCTCGTCCTCTCCGCCCTCGTCGCGGACCGCGTCACCAGCGAGGAGATCCGCGAGATCTCCGACCTCGTCGCCAACCGCGAGCAGTTCTACGAGGTCAACCTCGAACTCCTGCCCACCGCCGAGCGCGAGCACTTCGAGAAGTACTGGCGCAGCCCCAGGACCCTGCCGCTGCGCACCGCCGAGAACGCGATCGTCGAAGAGGGCCCCACCGGCAGCCCGCGCGCCATCACCGCCGCACGCTGGCAGGACCAGGCGAGCCCCGTCCTCGACGACCTGGCCCGCGAGAACACCGCCGCCGGCGACCGCTACCAGGACCGCGTCAAGCCCGCCGCGTACAGCGTCCTCCTCAAGGTCGGCATCGCCGGCGTCCTCGGCTTCCTCGCCCTCATCGCCTCGATCGTCATCTCCCTCCGCATCGGCCGCGCGCTCATCCGCGACCTGCGCCGCCTGCAGAAGGAGGCCCAGGAGGTCTCCGGCGTCCGGCTGCCCAGCGTCATGCGCCGCCTCGCCGCCGGCGAACAGGTCGACGTCGGCACCGAGGTGCCCCACCTGAAGTACGGGGAGGACGAGGTCGGCCAGGTCGGCCAGGCCCTCAACACCCTCCAGCGCGCCGCCGTCGAGGCCGCCGTCAAGCAGGCCGAACTGCGCCGCGGCGTCTCCGAGGTGTTCGTCAACCTCGCCCGCCGCAACCAGGTCCTGCTCCACCGTCAGCTGACCCTCCTCGACACCATGGAGCGGCGCACGGAGGACACCGACGAGCTGGCCGACCTCTTCCGCCTCGACCACCTCACCACCCGCATGCGCCGCCACGCCGAGGGTCTCGTCATCCTGTCCGGCGCCGCCCCCTCCCGCCAGTGGCGCAAGCCCGTCCAGCTCATGGACGTGGTCCGCGCCGCCGTCGCCGAGGTCGAGGACTACGAGCGGATCGAGGTGCGCCGACTGCCCCGCCTCGGCGTGGGCGGCCCCGCCGTCGCGGACCTCACCCACCTCATCGCCGAACTCCTCGAGAACGCCACGGTGTACTCGCCCCCGCACACCGCCGTCCAGGTCCTGGGCGAGCGGGTCGCGAACGGCTTCACCCTGGAGATCCACGACCGCGGCCTCGGCATGAACCCCGACGCCCTGCTCGACGCCAACCTCCGGCTCGCCGAGACCCCCGAGTTCGAGCTCTCGGACACCGACCGGCTCGGCCTCTTCGTCGTCAGCCGCCTCGCCCAGCGCCAGAACGTCCGGGTCTCGCTGCAGACCTCCCCGTACGGAGGGACCACCGCGGTCGTCTTCATCCCGGCCGCGCTGCTCACCGACGCGCCCGAGACCCAGGGCGCCGGATTCCGGCTCGACCGCAAGACCCTGGAGCGCCCGGGGCACACCGGCGACGCGGCCGGCGACGGCGGCACCCTGCCCCTCCGCAGGCCGGCCCTCGCGAAGGTCCCCGACGTGGCCGAGGCGCCCGAACCCCTTGACGGCCCCGTGGAGCTGGAGGCTCCGCTCGGCACCGAGGACTTCGACGTCCTCCTCGACCGGTCCGCGGACCTCCTCGACAGCGACAGCGAGCGCGGCGGCCTCTTCCGGCCCCGCGACCGCCGCCGCACCGGACGCGTACCGGCCGGCGAGCAGCACGAGCAGGCCAAGGACCGTACGGCGGGCCAGGACGCGCCCGCCGACGGCACGCTCCACGGCCCCGTACAGCTGCCGCGCCGCCGCACCCCGACGCTCGTCGTGGACCACGGCCGCCGCCTCGACGAGCCGGACGCCCACGCGCAGCCCGACCGCGCGCACCCGCAGGACCACCGGCCGGACTTCCCGCAGGACGACCGGCGGGGCCTCCTGCCGGGCGCGGGTCCCGTCCTCGTCCCCGTACCGCCGCAGGGTCCCGTACCGCCGCAGGGTCCCGTGCCGCCGGTGGGCTCCGTGCCGCCGGAGGGTTCCGTGCCGCCGGAGGACCCTGATCCGTTCGGCGGGCTGCCCCGCCGCGTCCGCCAGGCCAGCCTCGCGCCCCAGCTGCGCGAGACCGAGGGCCCGGCCGGCCGCGGTACGGGAACCCGCGCCGACGCCCGTACGGGCACCGGAGCACCGTCCGACGGACCCGACTCCTTCGAGCGCGACGCCGAGGAGGTACGCGCGCGCATGGCCGCCATGCAGCGTGGCTGGCAGCGCGGCCGGCGGGACAGCACAGAGCCGGACGATCCGACAGCACAAGGAACGACACCCGAGGGGGACGGTCGATGA
- a CDS encoding glycoside hydrolase family 31 protein has product MNGRELVRSMKVFGSVQGLRAVRSAWRQRRTDAWGLPPRGAERARVPGLAVEAEAAPGGGTVRFARSSLLIRVSSGGTVFWGWDGAEPLPSYALAGEAPDADPRASLEPDTDGGWRIVSERVTVTVSRHGTVELRTPGGVLLRRDLPPRWWEPVAGPEDGAVAGDGAGAVSPGAARWVQRSEVPADARFFGLGGRSAGPRLRDGSYRLWNTDPKGAFGPGDDPLYITMPVQFVVSDAGTHLAFHDNSWDGRVTLAEGEEGAGSGHDRPGTSEVRMTGGPLRCWVVVGTPARVLHGWAALTGAPALPPSWALGPQHARWGFGSAREVRRVVAGYRERGLPLSAVHLDIDHYDGHRVFTVDRERFPDLPGLAEELREQGVRLVSIVDPAVKAEPGDPVYDGGSAVDAFVKDARGQEVRGVVWPGECAYPDFTDPAVREWWGGLYEERLRQGFAGVWHDMNEPVSFVPFGDPTLPRSARHALEGRGGDHREAHNVYGLAMARAGYEGLRRLRPDERPFLFSRSGWAGMQRYGGTWSGDVSTGWPGLRASLSLVLGLGLCGVPYSGPDVGGFDGSPSPELFLRWYQLGAWLPLFRTHAAIDAGRREPWEFGPEVLEHARVALAERERLRPYFTTLARLARMTGAPYVRPVWWGTPEDRVLRDCEDAFLLGDALLVAPVLTRGADRRAVRLPRGRWYDTATGRAYEGPGQVLLDAPLSRVPVLARAGAVLPVRGEGDDLVLEVWAPAAGRTGGGLVVRDTGDGWESAAIERYQSRLVDGRVVVERVTDDGVEEAGLPVVVRGGHP; this is encoded by the coding sequence ATGAACGGTCGGGAACTGGTGCGTTCGATGAAGGTGTTCGGTTCGGTGCAGGGTCTGCGGGCGGTGCGGTCGGCGTGGCGGCAGCGCCGTACGGATGCGTGGGGGCTGCCGCCCCGGGGGGCGGAGCGGGCCAGGGTGCCGGGGCTCGCGGTGGAGGCGGAGGCGGCTCCGGGCGGGGGGACCGTCCGGTTCGCCCGGTCCTCGCTCCTGATCCGCGTGTCGTCGGGCGGGACGGTGTTCTGGGGGTGGGACGGGGCCGAACCGCTCCCCTCGTACGCCCTGGCCGGCGAGGCGCCCGACGCGGATCCGCGGGCCTCCCTCGAACCGGACACCGACGGCGGGTGGCGGATCGTGTCGGAACGGGTGACGGTGACGGTCTCCCGGCACGGAACGGTGGAGCTCCGGACTCCGGGCGGGGTGCTGCTCCGCCGGGACCTGCCGCCGCGCTGGTGGGAGCCGGTGGCGGGCCCGGAGGACGGCGCGGTGGCGGGTGACGGCGCCGGGGCGGTCTCCCCGGGGGCCGCGCGCTGGGTGCAGCGCAGCGAGGTGCCGGCCGACGCCCGGTTCTTCGGGCTCGGCGGGCGGTCGGCGGGGCCGCGCCTGCGGGACGGCTCGTACCGGCTGTGGAACACCGACCCCAAGGGCGCTTTCGGCCCCGGGGACGATCCGCTCTACATCACCATGCCCGTCCAGTTCGTGGTCTCGGACGCCGGTACGCACCTGGCGTTCCACGACAACTCCTGGGACGGCCGGGTCACCCTGGCCGAGGGCGAGGAGGGGGCCGGGTCCGGGCACGACCGGCCGGGCACCAGTGAGGTGCGGATGACGGGCGGGCCGCTGCGCTGCTGGGTGGTCGTCGGCACCCCCGCGCGCGTGCTGCACGGCTGGGCGGCGCTGACGGGCGCGCCGGCGCTGCCGCCGTCCTGGGCGCTCGGGCCGCAGCACGCGCGCTGGGGCTTCGGCAGCGCGCGCGAGGTGCGGCGGGTGGTGGCCGGGTACCGGGAGCGTGGGCTGCCGCTGTCCGCCGTCCACCTGGACATCGACCACTACGACGGGCACCGGGTGTTCACGGTCGACCGGGAGCGGTTCCCCGATCTGCCGGGGCTCGCGGAGGAGCTGCGGGAGCAGGGCGTGCGCCTGGTGTCGATCGTGGACCCGGCGGTGAAGGCGGAACCGGGCGACCCGGTGTACGACGGCGGGTCGGCGGTCGACGCCTTCGTCAAGGACGCGCGGGGGCAGGAGGTGCGCGGGGTGGTGTGGCCCGGCGAGTGCGCCTACCCGGACTTCACCGATCCGGCGGTACGGGAGTGGTGGGGCGGCCTGTACGAGGAGCGGCTGCGGCAGGGCTTCGCCGGGGTGTGGCACGACATGAACGAGCCGGTGTCCTTCGTCCCCTTCGGCGACCCGACGCTGCCGCGTTCGGCGCGGCACGCGCTCGAGGGCCGGGGCGGCGACCACCGGGAGGCGCACAACGTGTACGGGCTCGCGATGGCCCGGGCCGGGTACGAGGGGCTGCGCCGGCTGCGGCCGGACGAGCGGCCGTTCCTGTTCTCGCGCTCCGGCTGGGCGGGGATGCAGCGGTACGGGGGCACCTGGTCCGGCGACGTGTCGACGGGGTGGCCGGGGCTGCGGGCCTCGCTCTCCCTGGTCCTGGGCCTGGGGCTGTGCGGGGTGCCCTATTCGGGTCCTGACGTGGGCGGTTTCGACGGCAGTCCGTCGCCGGAGCTGTTCCTGCGCTGGTACCAGCTGGGCGCGTGGCTCCCCCTCTTCCGTACGCACGCGGCGATCGACGCGGGGCGGCGCGAGCCCTGGGAGTTCGGGCCCGAGGTCCTGGAGCACGCGCGCGTGGCGCTGGCCGAACGGGAGCGGCTGCGGCCGTACTTCACGACCCTTGCCCGGCTGGCCCGGATGACGGGCGCGCCGTATGTGCGTCCGGTGTGGTGGGGGACGCCCGAGGACCGGGTGCTGCGCGACTGCGAGGACGCGTTCCTCCTCGGCGACGCGCTGCTCGTGGCCCCGGTCCTGACGCGGGGCGCGGACCGCCGGGCGGTACGGCTGCCGCGCGGGCGCTGGTACGACACGGCGACGGGGCGGGCGTACGAGGGTCCGGGGCAGGTCCTGCTCGACGCGCCGCTCTCCCGGGTGCCGGTCCTGGCCCGGGCGGGGGCCGTGCTCCCCGTGCGGGGCGAGGGGGACGACCTGGTCCTGGAGGTGTGGGCGCCGGCCGCGGGGCGGACCGGTGGCGGGCTCGTGGTGCGGGACACCGGGGACGGCTGGGAGTCGGCCGCGATCGAGCGGTACCAGTCGCGGCTCGTGGACGGCCGGGTGGTGGTGGAGCGCGTCACGGACGACGGGGTGGAGGAGGCGGGGCTGCCGGTGGTGGTGCGGGGCGGTCACCCGTAG
- a CDS encoding GTP-binding protein, whose product MAFGRSSRTKPYVEPVTLKILVAGGFGVGKTTLVGSVSEIRPLRTEEILSEAGRPVDDLHGVETKTTTTVAMDFGRITLREDLVLYLFGTPGQDRFWFLWDELAQGALGAIVLADTRRLEDSFAAIDYFERRGIPFTVAVNCFEGAQRFPAESVRGALDLDPEVELLMCDARDRESVKNVLVAVVQHALVLADRSPVAT is encoded by the coding sequence ATGGCCTTCGGGCGCTCTAGCCGCACCAAGCCGTACGTCGAGCCGGTGACCCTGAAGATCCTCGTCGCGGGCGGGTTCGGGGTCGGCAAGACGACGCTGGTGGGCTCGGTCAGCGAGATCAGGCCCCTGCGGACCGAGGAGATCCTCAGCGAGGCGGGGCGGCCCGTCGACGACCTGCACGGCGTCGAGACCAAGACGACCACCACGGTCGCCATGGACTTCGGCCGGATCACGCTGCGCGAGGACCTCGTCCTGTACCTCTTCGGCACCCCGGGGCAGGACCGCTTCTGGTTCCTCTGGGACGAGCTGGCCCAGGGGGCCCTGGGCGCCATCGTCCTCGCGGACACCCGCCGCCTGGAGGACAGCTTCGCCGCCATCGACTACTTCGAGCGGCGCGGCATCCCGTTCACGGTGGCCGTCAACTGCTTCGAGGGCGCCCAGCGGTTCCCGGCGGAGAGCGTGCGCGGCGCGCTCGACCTGGACCCCGAGGTGGAGCTGCTGATGTGTGACGCCCGGGACCGCGAGTCCGTGAAGAACGTGCTCGTGGCGGTCGTGCAGCACGCTCTCGTCCTCGCGGACCGGAGCCCGGTCGCCACGTGA
- a CDS encoding DUF742 domain-containing protein, producing the protein MSDEAEQNQRKRGQPPGHHHWFDDEAGPVVRPYAMTRGRTSAATRHRLDLIALVVPEPAADDPGRDQTLSPEHVEIVERCSEQPQSIAELAAGLDLPVGVVRVLVGDLVEDELVHVTRPVPPAELPDVSILREVINGLRAL; encoded by the coding sequence ATGAGTGACGAAGCCGAGCAGAACCAGCGGAAGAGGGGCCAGCCCCCCGGCCACCACCACTGGTTCGACGACGAGGCCGGGCCGGTGGTCCGTCCGTACGCGATGACCCGCGGCCGGACCAGTGCCGCCACCCGCCACCGGCTCGACCTGATCGCGCTGGTCGTTCCCGAGCCTGCCGCCGACGACCCCGGCCGGGACCAGACGCTCTCCCCGGAACACGTGGAGATCGTCGAACGCTGCTCCGAGCAGCCCCAGTCGATCGCCGAGCTCGCCGCCGGACTCGACCTCCCCGTCGGGGTGGTCCGGGTGCTCGTCGGCGATCTCGTCGAGGACGAACTCGTCCATGTGACCCGCCCCGTTCCGCCGGCCGAGCTGCCGGACGTGAGCATCCTTCGCGAGGTGATCAATGGCCTTCGGGCGCTCTAG
- a CDS encoding roadblock/LC7 domain-containing protein, with protein MTAPNAAAPSTTSGNGRGNGELNWLLDELVQRVGSIRKALVLSSDGLPTGASQELTREDGEHLAAVASGFHSLAKGVGRHFEAGKVRQTVVELEDAFLFVTAAGDGSCLAVLADADSDVGQVAYEMTLMVKRVGAHLTTAPRTGLPSGG; from the coding sequence ATGACCGCACCGAACGCCGCAGCACCCAGCACGACCTCCGGAAACGGACGCGGAAACGGCGAGTTGAACTGGCTCCTCGACGAGCTCGTCCAGCGCGTCGGGTCCATCCGGAAGGCCCTGGTGCTCTCCAGCGACGGACTCCCCACCGGTGCCTCCCAGGAACTGACCCGCGAGGACGGCGAGCACCTGGCGGCCGTGGCCTCCGGGTTCCACAGCCTCGCCAAGGGCGTCGGCCGCCACTTCGAGGCGGGCAAGGTCCGCCAGACGGTCGTCGAGCTGGAGGACGCCTTCCTCTTCGTCACGGCCGCCGGCGACGGCAGCTGCCTGGCGGTGCTCGCGGACGCCGACTCGGACGTCGGCCAGGTCGCCTACGAGATGACGCTGATGGTGAAGCGGGTCGGGGCCCACCTCACGACGGCTCCCCGGACCGGCCTGCCCTCGGGAGGGTGA
- a CDS encoding Zn-ribbon domain-containing OB-fold protein, whose protein sequence is MARTRRPVVAGWFTDDTVPEAEFRLLGTRCTACASVFFPREDDWCRNPGCPGGGELAEVPLSPRSRVWSYTDGRYRPPAPYVSDPDAPWEPYTLVAVELAAEAMVVLGQAAPGVTTADLAVGTEVEVVPGVLNEDEEHVWTTWNWRPVTTADREERS, encoded by the coding sequence ATGGCACGGACGCGCAGACCGGTGGTGGCCGGGTGGTTCACCGACGACACCGTGCCGGAGGCGGAGTTCCGGCTGCTCGGCACCCGCTGCACGGCCTGCGCGTCGGTCTTCTTCCCCCGCGAGGACGACTGGTGCCGCAACCCCGGCTGCCCGGGCGGCGGCGAGCTGGCCGAGGTCCCGCTCTCGCCGCGCAGCCGGGTCTGGTCGTACACCGACGGCCGGTACCGTCCGCCCGCCCCGTACGTCTCCGACCCGGACGCGCCCTGGGAGCCGTACACCCTGGTCGCCGTCGAGCTCGCGGCCGAGGCGATGGTGGTGCTCGGGCAGGCGGCGCCCGGCGTGACGACGGCCGACCTCGCCGTCGGGACGGAGGTCGAGGTGGTGCCGGGGGTCCTGAACGAGGACGAGGAACACGTCTGGACCACCTGGAACTGGCGGCCGGTCACCACGGCGGATCGGGAGGAGCGGTCGTGA
- a CDS encoding lipid-transfer protein has product MHPWGKWGRSFVSYGTAAARAALADAGLEWSDVGSVVGADTMRCGYPGYVAGATFAQALGWQGARVTSVYAACASGAQAIGTARAQILAGLADVVLVVGADSTPKGFLAPAGGERPGDPDWLRFRVLGATNPAYFALYARRRMALYGDTAEDFARVKVKNAAAGALNPLARYRARVTAEEVAASAVVADPLRLLDICATSDGGAALVLSSMEFARRHGHPDPVRVRAVSTVSPTYPKAVLDLPDIATDSAAAVSPAPHAFRASIARAAYEEAGLGPEDLSLAEVYDLSTALELEWYEDIGLCAPGEGAKLLREGVTALGGRLPVNTSGGLGSFGEAVPAQAIAQVCELTWQLRGTAGDRQVQGARVGITANQGLFGHGSAVVAVR; this is encoded by the coding sequence ATGCATCCCTGGGGCAAATGGGGACGGAGCTTCGTCTCGTACGGGACGGCCGCCGCCCGCGCCGCGCTCGCCGACGCCGGTCTTGAGTGGTCCGACGTCGGCTCGGTCGTCGGCGCCGACACCATGCGGTGCGGATACCCGGGGTACGTGGCGGGGGCGACCTTCGCCCAGGCCCTCGGCTGGCAGGGGGCGCGGGTCACCAGCGTGTACGCCGCCTGCGCCTCGGGCGCCCAGGCCATCGGGACCGCCCGGGCCCAGATCCTGGCGGGTCTCGCGGACGTGGTCCTGGTCGTCGGCGCGGACTCGACGCCGAAGGGCTTCCTCGCCCCGGCCGGCGGCGAGCGGCCCGGCGACCCGGACTGGCTGCGGTTCCGGGTGCTCGGGGCGACCAACCCGGCGTACTTCGCGCTCTACGCGCGCCGCAGGATGGCGCTGTACGGCGACACGGCCGAGGACTTCGCCCGGGTGAAGGTGAAGAACGCGGCGGCCGGCGCGCTCAATCCGCTGGCCCGCTACCGCGCGCGCGTGACGGCCGAAGAAGTCGCGGCCTCCGCCGTCGTCGCCGACCCGCTGCGGCTCCTCGACATCTGCGCCACCTCGGACGGGGGCGCCGCGCTCGTGCTGTCCAGCATGGAGTTCGCGCGCCGGCACGGGCACCCCGACCCGGTCCGGGTCCGGGCGGTCTCCACCGTCTCCCCCACGTACCCCAAGGCGGTGCTCGACCTCCCCGACATCGCGACCGACTCGGCGGCGGCCGTCTCCCCCGCCCCGCACGCCTTCCGCGCCTCGATCGCCCGCGCCGCCTACGAGGAGGCGGGGCTCGGGCCCGAGGACCTGTCCCTGGCGGAGGTGTACGACCTGTCCACCGCCCTGGAACTGGAGTGGTACGAGGACATCGGGCTCTGCGCGCCGGGCGAGGGCGCCAAGCTGCTGCGGGAGGGCGTGACGGCCCTCGGCGGACGCCTTCCGGTCAACACCAGCGGCGGCCTCGGCTCCTTCGGGGAGGCGGTGCCCGCCCAGGCGATCGCCCAGGTCTGCGAGCTGACCTGGCAGCTGCGCGGGACGGCGGGCGACCGACAGGTGCAGGGCGCGCGGGTCGGGATCACCGCGAACCAGGGCCTGTTCGGGCACGGTTCGGCGGTGGTGGCGGTGCGCTGA